The DNA window ACCCCTGGATAGAATCCTGTACCCGCAATGCTCGCGACACCGAAGGTCGTGACGTTCGGACCGCTGTCGGGTGCGATGGTGCTGATAGTGGGCGGCGGGAACTCCCCGCCCAGCAGTAGCACCTCAAGCCCGGCATACCCGTCCGCCACATACACGTAGTTGCCCGAGACCGCCACGCCAAAGGCGGACCCGCTCGTGTCGTATCCGCCGACTCTGACAGGGGACGCCGGGTTCGAGATGTCTATCACATGCAGGCCGGCAGAACCGTCCGCCACGTAGGCGTAGTTCCCCGAGACCACCAGGCCTTCCCCAGACCCGCTCGTATTGCATCCGCCGACTCTGACAGGAGACGCCGGGTTGGAGACGTCTATCACCTGCAGGCCAGCAAAGTGGTCCCCAACAACGTAAGCATAGTTCCCCGAGACGACAACGTCGTTCGCAGACGCGCTCGTGTGACCGACGATGGTGGGAGACGCCGGATTGGACACGTCTATCACCTGCAGGCCAGCATAGTCGTTCGAAACGTAAGCATAGATCCCCGAGACGGCAACGTCGTTCGCAGACCCGCTCGTAAAGCAGGTGCCCACGATGGTGGGTGACGCCGGACTGGACACGTCTATCACATGCAGGCCGGCAGAACCGTCCGCCACGTAGGCGTAGTCCCCCGACACCGCTACACCTAAGGCACTCCGGGTCGTGCGGCACAGACCGACCCAGGTCGGAGACGCCGGGTCCGCAACGTCTATCACCTGCAGACCCCACCCATGTGCCACGTATGCATAGTTCCCCGATACCGTCACATCTGAGGCCTCGTCGTCAAAACACCAGCGGCCCACGAGACTCGGAGACACCGGGTTCGCAGCGTCTATCACCTGCAGGCCTCCGTGGCAAGTGTCCGCCACGTAGGCGTGGTTTCCCGACATAGCCACCCCGGAGGCGGACCCGCCGGTGTCGTAGCCTCCGACTAGCGCCGGAGAAGCGGGGTCCGCAACGTCTATCACCTTCAGACCATCGCAGACGTCCGCCACATAGGCGTAGCTTCCCGATATGGTCACACCGAAGGCGGAACCGCTTGTGTCGTAAGCTCCGACTTGGGTCGGAGAAGCCGGGTTCGTAACGTCTATCACCTGCAGGCCGGCCCACCCGCCCACCAAGTAGGCGTAATTCCCCGATACCGCCACGCCCGAGGCATACCCGATCGTGTCGCAAACGCCGACTCGGATCGGAGAGGCAGGGTTGTAGACGTTAATCACCTGCAGGCCGGCCCCTGCGTCCGCCACGTACGCGTAGTTCCCCGAGACCACCACGCCTTGAGCATAGCCGCCGGTGCTGCAGGCGCTGACCAGGGTCGGGGACAGGGGATTCGAGATGTCTACTACCAGCAGGCCAGCATCATCATCCGCCACGTAGGCGTAGTTCCCCGAGACCACGACACCTTGAGGATCTCCGCTCGTGTAGAGCTTGCAGACCCTGATCGGAGACGCTGGATTCGAGATATCTACTACCTGCAGTTCACCAAAATCCCAATACAAGGTATCGCACGCGACGTAAGCGTAGTTCCCCGACACCGCCACATCCAAAGCAGACCCGGTCGTGTCGCAAACGCCGACGAGACTCGGAGACTCCGAGGCCGAGACGTCTACCACCTGCAGCCGGGTGCCCGCCGCCACGTAAGCGTAGTCACCGGACAGGGCTACGTCTCGCACGACACCAGACAGCACCTCGGTCTTACCGATTTCGACCGGCGTGTAGGGTTCAGAGATATCCAGAACAACCAGGCGCGGGCCTATGCCTATGTACGCGCGATTGCCGGAGACTGCGACCGCACTGCACGTGCCGCCGCTCTGTCCGACGAGTTCCACTGGGATATCAGCCAGAGCCGGCGTCAACGAGAGCAAGAGCATTACCGACACGAGCGTGAAACGAAGCGATGACCTCATCCTGCGTACCTCCGGCCTGTGTTGATCTTCGGTAGATAACGGCATGCACATGATGAAGTAAGCCGGGCGTGCCCAGCCCGACGGTGCAAGCACACATGCGTCACACTAACTCCCTGTATTATACCACGTTTCTACCCCCCCCCCCGTCAATGCCATAAACATGAATTCTTCGATTTCTTTGCGTGACGGGAACCGACATGTGCAGGAACTCGTGAGCTGCCGCTGAGGTGCGCGCCGTTTGGACGCAGGAGATCACGATGGTAGTGATACCACACCGGCATCATTCTAAGCGGGGCGAGGAATCCGGATCCGCGCGAGTAGATTCTTCGCTCCGCTCAGAATGACATCCGGTATCCCGGGTCGTAGCTGGTATCCCGGATCGCAAGCTGTTTCGTCTGAACCCGGTGGTATGCACCCGCCGGGCTTTGTGCTATCATGTGCTCACTGATTCCGAGATCACGTCACTTCGCCGGAGAGTGGATATGGACCTGAACGACCTGAGGAAAGAGATTGACCGGATTGACGCGGAGGTGCTTGCGCTCCTGAACAAGCGGGCCGAGACCGCGATGGAGATCGGCAAGCACAAGGAGAAGACCAGGAAGAGCTTCTTCGCGCCCGAACGCGAGCGCCAGGTCTTCAAGAAGGTGACCGCCGCGAACCGCGGGCCGCTCCCGAACGCCGCCGTGCAGGCCATCTACCGCGAGATCATCTCCGCATCCCGAGCGCTGGAACGGCCGGTCGTCGTCGTCTACTGGGGGCCGCCCGCGACGAACACGCACATGGCGAGCATCCAGAAGTTCGGCTCGTCGAGCACATTCGTGCCGGTGGACGCGATCCCGGACGTATTCAGCGAGATCGAGCGGGAGCGCGCGGACTACGGCGTCGTGCCGATCGAGAACTCGACCGAGGGCGTGATCAACCACACGCTCGACACGTTCCTGCAGTCCGACCTCAAGATCTGCTCCGAGATCTACCTGCCGATCACGCACAATCTGCTCTCAGCAGAGAGGGAGCTGTCGAGCATCAAGCGGGTCTATTCGATACCGACGGCGGCCGCCCAGTGCCGGAACTGGCTGAGGACGAACCTGCCGGACGTGGAGATCTTGGACGTCTCGACGACCGGGAAGGCCGCGCAGGTCGCGGCGGAGGAACCGGGGTCGGCGGCTATAGGGACGAGCCTCGCGGCGGAGGTGTACGGGCTGAATCTCCTTGCGGAGCACATCGAGGACAACCCCCAGAACCGGACCCGATTCCTCGTGATCGGGCGCAACGAGCCCGCGCCGAGCGGGAAGGACAAGACGTCGGTGATGTTCTCGGTCGCGCACAAGTCGGGGTCGCTGTTCCGGGCGATGAGCGCGTTCGAGAAATACGACGTGAACCTGACGATGATCGAGTCGCGCCCGACGAAGCTGACGCCGTGGGAGTACGTCTTCTTCATGGACTGCCAGGGGCACGTGACCGACGAGCCGGTGACGAAGGCGCTGAAGGCGCTCGAGGAGCACACGTCATTCGTGATCGTGCTGGGGAGTTACCCGGAGGCGGAGTAGAACCCACGCAAGCATAGGACGGATGGGACAGATGTGACGAATGGGACCGGAGGGCGACGTCAGTCCCGGGAGTCCACCTCGGCCGCGTCCATATCCGGGCGGCCCGTCTTGACGATCTTCACCTTGTTGATGCGGGGGCCGTCCGTCTCCGCGATGGTGAGTTCCGCGCCGTCGTACTCGACCGATTCGCCGAGGTGCGGCTGCTTGCCGAACAGACCGAACACGAAGCCTCCGATGGTGTCGAACTCCTCCTCGGGCAGCTGCAGGTCCATCTGCTCGTTGATCTCGTCAATCGGCGTACGGGCGTCCACGATGCTCGTGTTCGCGTCTATCACCTCGACCAGAGGCTCTTCCTCATCGTACTCGTCCATGATGTCGCCGACGATCTCTTCGAGGAGGTCCTCGATGGTGACGAGTCCCG is part of the Armatimonadota bacterium genome and encodes:
- the pheA gene encoding prephenate dehydratase, translating into MDLNDLRKEIDRIDAEVLALLNKRAETAMEIGKHKEKTRKSFFAPERERQVFKKVTAANRGPLPNAAVQAIYREIISASRALERPVVVVYWGPPATNTHMASIQKFGSSSTFVPVDAIPDVFSEIERERADYGVVPIENSTEGVINHTLDTFLQSDLKICSEIYLPITHNLLSAERELSSIKRVYSIPTAAAQCRNWLRTNLPDVEILDVSTTGKAAQVAAEEPGSAAIGTSLAAEVYGLNLLAEHIEDNPQNRTRFLVIGRNEPAPSGKDKTSVMFSVAHKSGSLFRAMSAFEKYDVNLTMIESRPTKLTPWEYVFFMDCQGHVTDEPVTKALKALEEHTSFVIVLGSYPEAE